A window of the Salvelinus namaycush isolate Seneca unplaced genomic scaffold, SaNama_1.0 Scaffold2942, whole genome shotgun sequence genome harbors these coding sequences:
- the LOC120039712 gene encoding pyruvate dehydrogenase phosphatase regulatory subunit, mitochondrial-like yields MHCSCVWSSRTLSPALLPRLLSHAGCWAPGTRPRGIWSSPRSLASAVETTQPIPLPSQARVVICGGGIVGTSVAYHLAKLGWTEIVLLEQGRLGAGTTRLC; encoded by the coding sequence ATGCACTGCAGCTGCGTATGGAGCTCCAGGACTCTGTCCCCGGCCCTGCTCCCTAGGCTGCTGTCCCATGCAGGATGCTGGGCTCCGGGGACCAGGCCTAGGGGTATCTGGAGCTCCCCCCGGAGCCTGGCCTCGGCTGTAGAGACCACGCAGCCCATCCCCCTGCCTAGCCAAGCCCGCGTGGTGATCTGTGGAGGGGGCATCGTAGGGACGTCTGTGGCCTATCACCTGGCCAAGCTGGGCTGGACTGAGATCGTACTATTGGAGCAGGGAAG